The Zerene cesonia ecotype Mississippi chromosome 14, Zerene_cesonia_1.1, whole genome shotgun sequence genome window below encodes:
- the LOC119831698 gene encoding protein arginine N-methyltransferase 6 — protein sequence MPILQTIMESDLIQNRTYFSSYENLEVHKLMLEDHQRTISYRKAILENKEYFKDKVVMDVGCGTGILSIFCAQAGAKKVFAVEASNIAELAKEVVKENHFENVIEVLHSKVEDVVLPDNMKVDAIVSEWMGFYLLHEGMLDSVLLARDKFLKNGGEMFPESAVIYVAPCSVSSLYEKWENFHGVSLSSFAKHLRSDKSEKPEILQIKPEDLLGDEIALNWINLREDTVQDLDSYSVQHVVGAKKNGRYQGICVWFECNFPELSGENRIVLNTGPFHEQTHWKQTVILLPDEQMVEEKEPIAFKLDMKRDDVNSRRYNLQLSLLDPEEIEHPMPCTCHMTKCILINAVMEQQTQHALSQGNVETTNVLEEDEIDSD from the exons ATGCCTATATTGCAAACAATTATGGAGTCCGACCTTATACAAAACAGAACCTATTTCTCAAGTTACGAAAATTTAGAG gtacataaattaatgttagaaGATCACCAAAGAACAATATCATACCGAAAGgcaatattagaaaataaagaatattttaaagataaagttGTCATGGATGTAGGTTGTGGTACGggaatattatctatattttgtgCTCAAGCTGGTGCTAAGAAAGTGTTTGCAGTGGAAGCTAGTAATATTGCAGAATTAGCTAAAGAAGTTGTTAAAGAAAATCactttgaaaatgttattgaa GTACTTCACAGTAAAGTTGAAGATGTTGTTTTACCAGATAACATGAAAGTAGATGCTATTGTTTCCGAATGGATGGGATTCTATTTACTCCATGAAGGCATGTTAGACTCTGTGTTGCTTGCCAGAGACAAGTTTCTCAAGAATGGTGGTGAGATGTTTCCAGAGAGTGCAGTTATTTATGTAGCTCCATGTAG TGTCTCatcattatatgaaaaatgggAAAATTTCCATGGagtatcattatcatcatttgCAAAACACCTACGATCAGATAAGAGTGAAAAGCCTGAAATTTTGCAGATTAAACCCGAGGATTTATTAGGAGACGAAATAGCCTTAAATTGGATTAATTTAAGAGAAGATACTGTACAAGACTTGGACTCTTACAGTGTACAGCATGTAGTAG gtGCTAAGAAGAATGGTCGCTATCAAGGGATTTGTGTATGGTTTGAATGTAATTTTCCAGAACTATCTGGTGAGAATAGAATAGTGCTCAACACAGGACCATTCCATGAACAAACACATTGGAAACAAACTGTCATTTTGTTACCTGATGAACAGATGGTGGAAGAAAAGGAACCAATTGCCTTTAAATTAGATATGAAAAGAGATGATGTGAACTCACGAAG GTACAATTTACAACTGTCTCTCCTGGACCCAGAAGAGATAGAGCATCCCATGCCCTGCACCTGCCACATGACCAAGTGTATTCTAATTAATGCTGTGATGgaacaacaaacacaacaCGCTTTGAGCCAAGGCAATGTTGAAACAACTAATGTGTTGGAGGAAGATGAAATTGAtagtgattaa
- the LOC119831697 gene encoding gamma-tubulin complex component 4 has translation MIHDALLILWDCSQVSEAQQQEPATYGHEGDAAVFKRICGIAKSHHKIQNFVIATSFQSRREHSASGHRTFGLYGQALSEGISEVLQSYKKTLKDIEELVIANKNYTLAFVYSYVEKFQGLFNTLTRIITTIKERRLIGCQILSLLHQYILSGNEMVHEAIVKIFTCINAVFINQLCTWLLYGELKDPYEEFFVYGIKKDDSSDTFLSCPSTTNTGDKSLVSTLQQTPLDCGYNLNPTMIPYFIPLSLAQEILFIGKTVILFGFDPKKVKKNHNNFSMNRTVMPLQKINIESRRFTIWEEKEAEFHEKLQKLKNPEEFEVCNLKCVVRDIKECVTKHLWTVAVEEAQLLHELRLMKDFYLLGRGELFLELLRLTSHILDKPTTRTSTRDMNHAFQLAARAVLLGNSADIEKFSFELPYVKPNVSANSSLDDSSSTVADGWSTIILKYDFKWPLHLLFAPEVLARYNDMFRLLLRIKKTQHDLHKLWKTYKHSTRFSTCQLHNKLMFLMDNLQHYLQADVLETNFSRLMAEVENTNDFERLKRAHANFLADVLSQSFLTVTSEDGECSSDTLNCLNNPVLSNIVELLRLCHSFCSLSEFAPDPTKEDYYIRGYSERFNKLVTQLMQLLASVRERPSGVHLARLLMRLDYNRWLSAHAHLSRSVTDMLRY, from the exons ATGATTCACGATGCATTATTAATCCTTTGGGATTGTTCTCAAGTATCAGAAGCCCAACAG CAAGAGCCAGCAACTTACGGTCATGAGGGTGATGCTGCCGTTTTTAAAAGGATATGCGGAATTGCTAAGAGTCACCACAAGATTCAAAACTTTGTGATTGCTACTAGTTTCCAATCACGGAGAGAACATTCAg CATCAGGTCACAGGACTTTTGGTTTATACGGCCAGGCTCTTAGTGAAGGAATATCAGAAGTGTTACAATCCTATAAGAAAACCCTTAAAGATATTGAAGAGTTAGTCATAGCTAACAAAAACTATACACTTGCCTTTGTATATAGTTACGTTGAAAAGTTTCAAGGTCTGTTTAACACATTGACTAGAATAATTACAACTATCAAAGAAAGAAGATTGATTGGTTGTCAGATATTAAGTCTCCTGCATCAATACATTTTGAGTGGTAATGAGATGGTTCATGAGGCAATAGTCAA AATATTTACCTGTATAAATGCAGTATTCATAAATCAACTCTGCACTTGGCTGCTGTATGGTGAATTAAAGGATCCCTATGAGGAGTTCTTTGTGTATGGCATTAAAAAAGATGATTCATCTGATACATTTTTGTCCTGTCCCTCGACAACTAACACTGGGGACAAGTCTCTTGTATCAACT TTGCAACAAACTCCCCTAGACTGTGGTTATAATTTGAATCCCACAATGATACCATACTTTATACCATTGTCTTTGGCAcaagaaattttgtttattggtaaGACTGTCATATTATTTGGATTTGATCCTAAGAAAGTGAAgaagaatcataataattttagtatgaaTAGAACTGTTATGCCTCTACAGAAAATCAATATTGAATCTAGGAG GTTTACTATATGGGAAGAAAAAGAAGCTGAGTTtcatgaaaaattacaaaaactgaaaaatcCAGAAGAGTTTGAAGTGTGTAACTTGAAATGTGTTGTCAGAGATATCAAGGAATGTGTTACAAag CACCTCTGGACTGTAGCAGTTGAAGAAGCCCAACTCTTACATGAACTCCGTTTAATGAAGGACTTCTATCTGTTGGGCCGAGGAGAGCTATTTCTCGAATTGTTGAGACTCACCTCTCATATCTTGGATAAACCCACTACCCGGACTTCTACTAGAG ATATGAATCATGCATTTCAACTGGCTGCTAGAGCTGTATTGTTGGGCAACAGTGCTGATATCGAGAAATTCAGTTTCGAATTGCCATATGTGAAGCCAAATGTATCAGCTAACTCTTCTCTCGATGACAGTAGCAGTACAG TGGCTGATGGTTGGTCAACAATAATCCTAAAGTATGACTTCAAATGGCCTTTGCATTTGCTTTTCGCGCCGGAAGTGTTAGCGAGATACAACGACATGTTCCGACTGCTCTTGCGCATTAAGAAGACGCAACATGACTTGCATAAACTGTGGAAAACATATAAGCATTCGACACg TTTCAGTACCTGCCAACTCCACAATAAGCTGATGTTCCTAATGGACAACCTGCAACACTACTTACAAGCAGATGTGCTCGAGACCAACTTCTCTCGGCTAATGGCTGAGGTGGAAAACACTAATGACTTTGAGCGGTTGAAGAGAGCTCATGCTAACTTCCTAGCTGATGTGTTGAGTCAGTCATTTTTGACAGTCAcg tCTGAAGATGGCGAGTGCTCAAGTGATACCCTGAATTGCCTCAACAACCCAGTACTAAGTAATATAGTGGAGTTATTGCGATTGTGCCATTCGTTCTGCAGTCTCAGTGAGTTCGCACCTGACCCTACCAAAGAAGATTATTATATACGGGGTTATTCTGAAAG GTTCAACAAGCTAGTAACGCAGCTGATGCAACTGCTGGCGTCGGTCCGCGAGCGGCCGAGCGGCGTGCACCTCGCGCGGCTGCTCATGCGCCTCGACTACAACCGCTGGCTGAGTGCGCATGCGCACCTGTCGCGATCCGTTACCGATATGCTGAGGTACTGA
- the LOC119831651 gene encoding dystroglycan isoform X2 translates to MGCTRYVACALLLLCPLALSRHDDDFAFDNNEEFQVELTANHSEIAKNGLKRLWGVPDTSAYVGHLFRMEIPKEAFSGEVLAYKVRSEGGRRLPSWLAVDTKHGLISGVPQKQDLGSHAFTVTAHGRTHGLTATDMFTVEVKKSEEKPQSKYGTCVHNENRLVLVILIDAAFHKILPRQRIRALMELASFMALDGDEFWMEPYKTEHSHGHTVLLSGPGTTKRKHSEATTAIFLNVGCGEKLWSRHKVLVAGLREQSRDGTLHQLLQLPVLGWRLLGVKPSYRLKRQSPLEGSGDYDNYDGEDDPAEYSGYDDDDDDFENIDLGPVPDLDHKVKITPYSETASEASSVSFSKEPAPVNRNLDEHSPIVIVPEDITTSTEPELETITSSERTSTIIGRTTETVTFAMPINQPPTLKHHMKKLAITAGKAFRYIIPADLFTDPEEGSNLTFTMYEAENVPLSKNSWIQFIPSEREVYGLPLEAHVSRWNFIVEAQDSEGLVARGPLDITVQQHKSARTINHQFTMEFKLMKQYTNTIDWQIRALEGIVNLFRDTDMDHLTVLNATVNGDMCEFVWTNDTLPKDPACPMDDIHRLMKIMESEEGGGPSAGLSRAMSPELKVSGVRWRGLGRCGAAPPAPAPAPAPAAPATRAPDTYPPVTRNQVDHLTATVGHLLVYKVPEDTFFDPEDGGTRNLHLSLRFSDRSELQTSHWLQFDANNQEFYGLPSSNDEGSVHYQLIAEDSSKKSAYDSLIVEVAKAPTIRPTVEFQMTMDPSPNLMQTAANKRKIVEKLAALFDQKETDNIRIQSISDNPPTIIWYNTSLPMDRCPKREIEELRNMIIVDERGAMGGNLKEKVDQIFDKDLKVMSIRLIPLGLCAEQNTKTPKAMVPPHSSGAINNKTPNASPEYSDYLVTFVIPAVVIVCMILLAGIIACVLYRRRRTGKMSVGDEEERQAFRSKGIPVIFQDELEERTDTEPVDKSPVIMREEKPPLLPPAPDYRTGEDAPYRPPPPFAASRTPPRPKATPTYRKPPPYVPP, encoded by the exons ATGGGGTGTACGAGATATGTGGCCTGTGCACTGCTCCTGCTCTGTCCACTGGCACTGAGTCGGCACGACGATGACTTCGCCTTTGATAACAACGAGGAGTTTCAG GTGGAGCTGACAGCAAATCATTCAGAAATAGCAAAAAATGGCCTAAAAAGGTTATGGGGTGTTCCTGACACGTCGGCCTATGTGGGACACCTATTCAGGATGGAAATCCCTAAAGAAGCGTTCTCGGGAGAAGTTTTAGCATATAAG GTACGAAGTGAAGGAGGCCGTCGGCTGCCCAGCTGGCTGGCCGTGGACACGAAGCACGGCCTGATCAGCGGGGTGCCGCAGAAGCAGGACCTCGGCTCGCACGCCTTCACCGTCACCGCGCACGGCCGCACGCACGGGCTCACTGCTACCGATATGTTTACCGTTGAA GTGAAAAAGTCAGAAGAGAAGCCGCAGTCAAAGTACGGCACATGCGTTCACAACGAAAATAGACTAGTGTTAGTTATACTGATCGACGCGGCCTTCCACAAGATACTGCCCCGACAGAGGATACGGGCGCTCATGGAATTGGCCAGCTTTATGGCGCTTGATGGG GACGAATTTTGGATGGAGCCATACAAGACTGAGCATTCGCATGGCCACACGGTGCTGTTGAGCGGGCCCGGCACAACCAAGCGCAAGCACAGTGAGGCTACTACTGCGATCTTCTTGAAT GTGGGTTGTGGTGAGAAGCTATGGAGCAGGCACAAAGTGTTGGTAGCTGGTCTTCGAGAACAGTCCAGAGACGGTACTCTGCATCAGCTATTGCAATTGCCAGTACTGGGCTGGAGACTGCTGGGTGTCAAACCTTCGTACAGGCTTAAGAGACAG TCGCCGCTAGAAGGCTCCGGCGACTACGACAATTACGACGGTGAAGATGATCCAGCTGAGTACAGCGGgtatgatgatgacgatgatgactTTGAAAACATCGACTTGGGACCTGTACCCGACTTG GATCATAAGGTGAAAATAACTCCATATTCGGAGACTGCCTCAGAAGCTAGCAGCGTTAGCTTCTCGAAAGAACCAGCTCCCGTCAATAGGAACCTTGACGAACACTCGCCGATCGTTATCGTCCCAGAAGATATTACAACATCAACTGAGCCCGAATTG GAAACCATAACATCATCGGAGAGGACGAGCACGATAATAGGAAGGACTACAGAGACGGTGACATTCGCCATGCCGATCAACCAGCCGCCAACACTTAAACACCATATGAAGAAACTTGCTATCACCGCTGGAAAGGCATTTAG ATACATCATCCCCGCCGACCTATTCACGGATCCTGAAGAAGGAAGCAATCTAACATTTACAATGTATGAAGCTGAAAATGTGCCATTAAGCAAGAACTCCTGGATACAATTCATTCCGTCTGAGAGGGAGGTTTATGGcct ACCGCTCGAAGCGCATGTGTCCCGATGGAACTTCATAGTGGAAGCGCAAGACAGCGAAGGGCTAGTGGCGAGGGGGCCACTCGATATCACAGTACAACAGCACAAGAGCGCGAGAACGATCAACCACCAGTTCACAATGGAGTTCAAGCTGATGAAGCAGTACACCAACACCATCGACTGGCAGATACGAGCCCTCGAAGGGATCGTGAATCTCTTCAGGGATACTGACATGGATCACTTGACGGTGCTGAACGCGACGGTTAATGGGGACATGTGCGAGTTCGTGTGGACTAATGACACGCTGCCTAAGGATCCCGCGTGTCCAATGGATGATATACATCGGTTGATGAAG ATAATGGAGTCAGAGGAGGGCGGCGGGCCGTCCGCGGGGCTCTCCCGCGCCATGTCCCCCGAGCTGAAGGTGTCCGGCGTGCGCTGGCGCGGGCTGGGCCGCTGCGGcgccgcgccccccgcgcccgcgcccgcgcccgcgcccgccgcgcccgccacGCGCGCGCCCGACACCTACCCGCCCGTCACGCGCAACCAGGTCGACCACCTCACCGCCACCGTCGGACACCTGCTCGTCTACAAAGTGCCCGAG GATACGTTCTTCGACCCAGAGGACGGCGGTACTCGCAATTTGCACCTCTCGCTTCGATTCAGCGACCGCTCTGAGCTTCAAACATCGCACTGGTTGCAATTCGACGCTAACAACCAGGAGTTCTATGGTCTACCCTCCAGTAATGATGAAGGCAGTGTGCATTACCAACTG ATCGCCGAAGACTCGAGCAAGAAGAGTGCATACGACAGTCTCATCGTAGAAGTCGCGAAAGCCCCAACCATCCGGCCCACAGTAGAATTCCAGATGACAATGGACCCGTCCCCCAACCTCATGCAAACTGCGGCCAATAAACGCAAGATAGTTGAGAAGCTGGCAGCTCTGTTTGATCAGAAGGAAACGGACAATATCAGGATACAAAGCATTAGTGACAACCCGCCGACTATTATATG GTATAACACGAGTCTACCAATGGACAGATGTCCGAAGAGGGAGATCGAAGAACTACGCAACATGATAATTGTCGACGAGAGGGGCGCAATGGGGGGCAACCTTAAAGAGAAAGTCGACCAAATCTTCGACAAAGACCTGAAAGTCATGTCCATACGTCTCATCCCACTGGGATTGTGTGCGGAACAAAACACGAAAACGCCAAAAGCAATGGTGCCGCCACATTCGAGTGGTGCGATAAATAACAAGACGCCAAATGCCAGTCCGGAGTATTCGGACTACTTGGTGACGTTCGTTATACCGGCCGTGGTGATTGTGTGTATGATTCTGCTGGCTGGAATCATTGCGTGCGTGCTGTATCGACGAAGACGCACTg gtAAAATGAGCGTCGGCGACGAAGAAGAACGCCAAGCGTTCCGTTCGAAGGGTATACCAGTTATCTTCCAAGATGAGTTAGAAGAGAGAACTGATACCGAGCCGGTCGACAAGAGCCCAGTGATCATGCGCGAAGAGAAGCCCCCCCTCCTGCCCCCCGCGCCCGACTACAGAACGGGGGAAGACGCCCCCTATCGCCCCCCTCCCCCCTTCGCGGCCTCCCGCACCCCCCCTAGACCCAAAGCCACACCAACATACAGGAAACCTCCACCATACGTCCCCCCATAA
- the LOC119831651 gene encoding dystroglycan isoform X1 translates to MGCTRYVACALLLLCPLALSRHDDDFAFDNNEEFQVELTANHSEIAKNGLKRLWGVPDTSAYVGHLFRMEIPKEAFSGEVLAYKVRSEGGRRLPSWLAVDTKHGLISGVPQKQDLGSHAFTVTAHGRTHGLTATDMFTVEVKKSEEKPQSKYGTCVHNENRLVLVILIDAAFHKILPRQRIRALMELASFMALDGDEFWMEPYKTEHSHGHTVLLSGPGTTKRKHSEATTAIFLNVGCGEKLWSRHKVLVAGLREQSRDGTLHQLLQLPVLGWRLLGVKPSYRLKRQSPLEGSGDYDNYDGEDDPAEYSGYDDDDDDFENIDLGPVPDLDHKVKITPYSETASEASSVSFSKEPAPVNRNLDEHSPIVIVPEDITTSTEPELQTVIIRASNELPPVSSSEPPTSPATTETETPATTSTSTTSTTSTTSSTSTTTTTTTTTTQAPTTMPTVTLTTPTTAATTQETITEEVTQQETITSSERTSTIIGRTTETVTFAMPINQPPTLKHHMKKLAITAGKAFRYIIPADLFTDPEEGSNLTFTMYEAENVPLSKNSWIQFIPSEREVYGLPLEAHVSRWNFIVEAQDSEGLVARGPLDITVQQHKSARTINHQFTMEFKLMKQYTNTIDWQIRALEGIVNLFRDTDMDHLTVLNATVNGDMCEFVWTNDTLPKDPACPMDDIHRLMKIMESEEGGGPSAGLSRAMSPELKVSGVRWRGLGRCGAAPPAPAPAPAPAAPATRAPDTYPPVTRNQVDHLTATVGHLLVYKVPEDTFFDPEDGGTRNLHLSLRFSDRSELQTSHWLQFDANNQEFYGLPSSNDEGSVHYQLIAEDSSKKSAYDSLIVEVAKAPTIRPTVEFQMTMDPSPNLMQTAANKRKIVEKLAALFDQKETDNIRIQSISDNPPTIIWYNTSLPMDRCPKREIEELRNMIIVDERGAMGGNLKEKVDQIFDKDLKVMSIRLIPLGLCAEQNTKTPKAMVPPHSSGAINNKTPNASPEYSDYLVTFVIPAVVIVCMILLAGIIACVLYRRRRTGKMSVGDEEERQAFRSKGIPVIFQDELEERTDTEPVDKSPVIMREEKPPLLPPAPDYRTGEDAPYRPPPPFAASRTPPRPKATPTYRKPPPYVPP, encoded by the exons ATGGGGTGTACGAGATATGTGGCCTGTGCACTGCTCCTGCTCTGTCCACTGGCACTGAGTCGGCACGACGATGACTTCGCCTTTGATAACAACGAGGAGTTTCAG GTGGAGCTGACAGCAAATCATTCAGAAATAGCAAAAAATGGCCTAAAAAGGTTATGGGGTGTTCCTGACACGTCGGCCTATGTGGGACACCTATTCAGGATGGAAATCCCTAAAGAAGCGTTCTCGGGAGAAGTTTTAGCATATAAG GTACGAAGTGAAGGAGGCCGTCGGCTGCCCAGCTGGCTGGCCGTGGACACGAAGCACGGCCTGATCAGCGGGGTGCCGCAGAAGCAGGACCTCGGCTCGCACGCCTTCACCGTCACCGCGCACGGCCGCACGCACGGGCTCACTGCTACCGATATGTTTACCGTTGAA GTGAAAAAGTCAGAAGAGAAGCCGCAGTCAAAGTACGGCACATGCGTTCACAACGAAAATAGACTAGTGTTAGTTATACTGATCGACGCGGCCTTCCACAAGATACTGCCCCGACAGAGGATACGGGCGCTCATGGAATTGGCCAGCTTTATGGCGCTTGATGGG GACGAATTTTGGATGGAGCCATACAAGACTGAGCATTCGCATGGCCACACGGTGCTGTTGAGCGGGCCCGGCACAACCAAGCGCAAGCACAGTGAGGCTACTACTGCGATCTTCTTGAAT GTGGGTTGTGGTGAGAAGCTATGGAGCAGGCACAAAGTGTTGGTAGCTGGTCTTCGAGAACAGTCCAGAGACGGTACTCTGCATCAGCTATTGCAATTGCCAGTACTGGGCTGGAGACTGCTGGGTGTCAAACCTTCGTACAGGCTTAAGAGACAG TCGCCGCTAGAAGGCTCCGGCGACTACGACAATTACGACGGTGAAGATGATCCAGCTGAGTACAGCGGgtatgatgatgacgatgatgactTTGAAAACATCGACTTGGGACCTGTACCCGACTTG GATCATAAGGTGAAAATAACTCCATATTCGGAGACTGCCTCAGAAGCTAGCAGCGTTAGCTTCTCGAAAGAACCAGCTCCCGTCAATAGGAACCTTGACGAACACTCGCCGATCGTTATCGTCCCAGAAGATATTACAACATCAACTGAGCCCGAATTG CAAACCGTAATAATCCGCGCATCCAACGAACTACCTCCGGTGTCCTCCTCCGAACCCCCCACGTCGCCGGCAACGACAGAAACAGAAACGCCAGCAACTACGTCCACGTCAACGACGTCAACGACATCAACAACGTCATCGACGTCAAcgacaacaacaacaacaacgaCAACTACGCAAGCGCCGACCACAATGCCAACTGTCACTTTGACAACGCCCACCACGGCTGCGACTACGCAGGAAACTATCACGGAAGAGGTCACGCAGCAG GAAACCATAACATCATCGGAGAGGACGAGCACGATAATAGGAAGGACTACAGAGACGGTGACATTCGCCATGCCGATCAACCAGCCGCCAACACTTAAACACCATATGAAGAAACTTGCTATCACCGCTGGAAAGGCATTTAG ATACATCATCCCCGCCGACCTATTCACGGATCCTGAAGAAGGAAGCAATCTAACATTTACAATGTATGAAGCTGAAAATGTGCCATTAAGCAAGAACTCCTGGATACAATTCATTCCGTCTGAGAGGGAGGTTTATGGcct ACCGCTCGAAGCGCATGTGTCCCGATGGAACTTCATAGTGGAAGCGCAAGACAGCGAAGGGCTAGTGGCGAGGGGGCCACTCGATATCACAGTACAACAGCACAAGAGCGCGAGAACGATCAACCACCAGTTCACAATGGAGTTCAAGCTGATGAAGCAGTACACCAACACCATCGACTGGCAGATACGAGCCCTCGAAGGGATCGTGAATCTCTTCAGGGATACTGACATGGATCACTTGACGGTGCTGAACGCGACGGTTAATGGGGACATGTGCGAGTTCGTGTGGACTAATGACACGCTGCCTAAGGATCCCGCGTGTCCAATGGATGATATACATCGGTTGATGAAG ATAATGGAGTCAGAGGAGGGCGGCGGGCCGTCCGCGGGGCTCTCCCGCGCCATGTCCCCCGAGCTGAAGGTGTCCGGCGTGCGCTGGCGCGGGCTGGGCCGCTGCGGcgccgcgccccccgcgcccgcgcccgcgcccgcgcccgccgcgcccgccacGCGCGCGCCCGACACCTACCCGCCCGTCACGCGCAACCAGGTCGACCACCTCACCGCCACCGTCGGACACCTGCTCGTCTACAAAGTGCCCGAG GATACGTTCTTCGACCCAGAGGACGGCGGTACTCGCAATTTGCACCTCTCGCTTCGATTCAGCGACCGCTCTGAGCTTCAAACATCGCACTGGTTGCAATTCGACGCTAACAACCAGGAGTTCTATGGTCTACCCTCCAGTAATGATGAAGGCAGTGTGCATTACCAACTG ATCGCCGAAGACTCGAGCAAGAAGAGTGCATACGACAGTCTCATCGTAGAAGTCGCGAAAGCCCCAACCATCCGGCCCACAGTAGAATTCCAGATGACAATGGACCCGTCCCCCAACCTCATGCAAACTGCGGCCAATAAACGCAAGATAGTTGAGAAGCTGGCAGCTCTGTTTGATCAGAAGGAAACGGACAATATCAGGATACAAAGCATTAGTGACAACCCGCCGACTATTATATG GTATAACACGAGTCTACCAATGGACAGATGTCCGAAGAGGGAGATCGAAGAACTACGCAACATGATAATTGTCGACGAGAGGGGCGCAATGGGGGGCAACCTTAAAGAGAAAGTCGACCAAATCTTCGACAAAGACCTGAAAGTCATGTCCATACGTCTCATCCCACTGGGATTGTGTGCGGAACAAAACACGAAAACGCCAAAAGCAATGGTGCCGCCACATTCGAGTGGTGCGATAAATAACAAGACGCCAAATGCCAGTCCGGAGTATTCGGACTACTTGGTGACGTTCGTTATACCGGCCGTGGTGATTGTGTGTATGATTCTGCTGGCTGGAATCATTGCGTGCGTGCTGTATCGACGAAGACGCACTg gtAAAATGAGCGTCGGCGACGAAGAAGAACGCCAAGCGTTCCGTTCGAAGGGTATACCAGTTATCTTCCAAGATGAGTTAGAAGAGAGAACTGATACCGAGCCGGTCGACAAGAGCCCAGTGATCATGCGCGAAGAGAAGCCCCCCCTCCTGCCCCCCGCGCCCGACTACAGAACGGGGGAAGACGCCCCCTATCGCCCCCCTCCCCCCTTCGCGGCCTCCCGCACCCCCCCTAGACCCAAAGCCACACCAACATACAGGAAACCTCCACCATACGTCCCCCCATAA